The genome window ACAACCAGCTCCACACCAGTGCTATCCAGGCCCCGAGAGGCTATGTCTGTGCAGAGAAGTATGTCTCGGGAGCTCTTCTGGAAGGACTGGAAGATTCCTGCCCTCATTAAGGCTGGCATTTGCCCCTGCAACCTTAGGTGTTGGATTTTGTGGTCATCCAGAATATATCCCAGCCAGTTCACAGTGCTGGAGCTATTACAGAACACCAGAACAGTTCCTGAGGGGCCAGTCCTTTCTGCTCTGTTATGATGCTTGAGAATGTGCACCAGCTCGGCTACCTTATCTGCTCCCTTCAGTCTCAGAAATGTCTGTTTCACATGAGGCATGATACAGTGGAGCTTGGagctggtgatggtggtgacagCATCTGGGCTGTCAACTTTATTCAGCAAGTGGCCTACACCTTCGGGAAATGTGGCTCCTACCAGCACTAACTGAGCTTTGGGATTGAAGTGGTCTTCCAAGTCAGCTGGGCCGTCTGCTATGTGGCTCTTCTCTAAGATGTAGTCCACCAGTTCCAGGAAGCTTTCATCCAGCAGTGTGTCAGCCTCATCCAACACCAAGAACGAGAGTTGCTCCAGACTAATCAGTCGACTTTTCAGGGCCTTCCACAGAGCCCCTGGAGTGGTCACTAGCACATCTGCTGAAGGTTGTCTGGACAATTGCATCCTGATCCTGCGCATGCCGTGGCCTCCCTCCAGGTCCCGCACCAGCAGGCCCAAGGAGCGGCCCAAGGGTTGGGCCACAGCCCGCACCTGTTGGGCCAGTTCTCGGGAAGGAACAAGGACTAGGCCTCGGGGAGCGGGGATACGAAGGGAGTCCAGGCTTGGCTGGCCCACGAGCCGTTGAAACAGCGGCAGGAGGTAGCTGAGAGTCTTGCCACTGCCGGTTTCTGCGGCGCAAAGGACGTGGCGGCCGCTAAGTAGTTGGGGGATGGTGCTAGACTGCACGGTTGTGGGCTGAACGACTTCAGGCGCAACCTCCTGTAGTGCGTGCAGCACACGGGGCTCCAGGCCCAGGTCAGCAAAGTTGCCCTCGGACGAGAGCTTTTGCACAGCTGGCGCCTCCTGTTGCGCGCGCTCGATGGAGAAGTGGTCCCGACGCGCACGTCGACTCTTCCAGCCTTGAGAGGCTAGCGGCGCGCTCTCCCAACGGCCCAGTGTGAGGCGCGCCGGCTGGTTGAACTCCGGCCGCCGCGCCGAGACCAGCAGCCGTCCAGGTCGAACCAGCACCGGCCTCGGGAGGTTCAGCCGCCTGCTCTGCCGTTGTTCCAACTGCCGCTGTAGAGCCACTGGAATGCGCACCACCGGCAGGGGTTCGTCGGGACTGCGGACCGTGAGACCTCGTCGGGGCGCCAGGATCAACCGAGCCACGAGGGAAAAGAGCCTCACTGGCCGCGATAGAGCCATGTTTCCCTTAGTGCGGCAGAAGCGCGCACAAGTGACGTCACGGACGCGCCGCGACCTCGCCTACGGTGGCTGGCGAGGCTCAGTACATTGTGCGAAGCTGGAGCACCGTGAGGAAGAAGGGAGGTTCTCTTTAAGAGTTCAGCTGCGAGGTCTGTAGCTCGGAATAGGGGATGGCGACATCCAGACCCGGCCAGCCTTGGGGAAGGGTGCGTCGTGGAGGCAGGACTGGAGGCTGGCGATACGAGGCGGCAGTGGGGCCTTGACCCAATGGATCATGAGGGCGGAGGGCTTCTGGCGATTATTTACCTGGTTCCTGGGATTCTCTTTAGTTGTTCTTATTGCCCAGAGATAGCTTGTCCCGTGCTGGTCTCCAAGGTTGCAGCTGTTTTCCCAGATGTGTTCCCTGCGCAGGGTCTGGTAATCCGTTTTTATTGAGAGTTTGAATGAATGGTCAGGCCTAGGGGCCGAGACAGGGGTGTGAAATCATAGATCTGGTCTCAACCCCTCACCCTCTCTGTTTGAGAGCCCAGAGTGCAAGGTGATGGCTTtcagctgcttctctctctcaAGTGGGAGGTGAGGTCTTCAGGCTTTATTTCAAGTTGGGTCATCTCTTCCTCACAGTTATTTTCCTTACTTTTCAGCCAAGATTCACTCTCTACTGCTTCGTCACCCATCCCAACTTCTCATCCTGAACCCACCCCTCTTGCAGCCCGCTCAGCTCCGCTGGTTTCCCCGTCAGAAACCTAAATTGCCTAAATAGTAGTAAGAAGGGTGCTGCGACCCTGCGAAGTGAGCAGGTACGTGGCTTATCACGTAGCCCTGGTCAGGCAGAATATTTTACCTGAATTCAGATATTCGGGTTGTAAAAACAAGAACTATACgagtcacctttttttttttttttgtcctgagacacagtctcgttctgtcacccaggctggagtgcagtggtgcgatctcggcgcactgcaacctccgcctcctgggttcaagcgattctcctgcctctgcctcccgagtagcagagactacgggcatgcaccacccacgcccggctaatttttctatttttagtagaggcagggtttcaccatgttggtctcgctggtctggaactcctggcctcaagtgatcttcccacctcggcctcccaaagtgatgggattacaagcgtgagccaccatgcccaacagaCACTTCTTGAACAGATCTGGAAAATGGGTGTCAGATATTTTCTGTAATCTGCAGTGCCTGGGGTGGGAGATAAGGTAAATGTTTATGGGTTAACTCTCTGGGAGGTTCGTAACATCTGGAGAAAGCGTTTTAGTTTCATCAAATACCACTGAAAAGATAAAAACTTTGCTTTTTTTGGAATACTATGAGGAAAAACTTTTACAATTTTAAGTACACTCTACCCTTGTGCTACACAATTAGACTTTCTGGAGAGTTGCCAGATAAACCAGAGGAGTAGAGGCTTTTTTTTCTCCACAAGAAAACATCTGGAAGTACGAAGAGAAAGTTTTGAGTAGTGATGGGTGAATGAACAGTCATTGGATAAGGTAGTGGTTCTACAACAAGGGTGATTTtgctctttcctccctttccctcccacgATATTTGACAATggctggagacttttttttttttttttgagacagtctcactctgttgcccaggctgaagtgcagtggtgcagtcttggctcactgcagccgtctgccttctgggttcaagggattctcctgcctcagccatctgagtagctgggattacaggcatgcgctaccacgcccaggtaacttttgtatttttaatagagacagagtttcactatgttgggcaggctggtctcaaactcctgacctcatgatttgcccgccttagtctcccaaagtgctgagattacaggcgtgagccgctgtgcccggccggATTCTATGCTACTTTTATGATTCTACAAATTCAGGGCTCCTCCTTATCCAAATAGTTCCTTGGggccaggctcacgcctgtaatcccagctactcgggaggctgaggcaggacaatcatttgaacccgggaggtggaggttgttgcggtgagccgagatcgcaccactgcactccagcctgggcgacagggcgagactctgtctcaaaaaaaaaaaaaaaaaagtcctttggATGTTTGTCCCAACAGGTTTCATCCATTTCCATGTGCCACTGTTTTTCAGATACCAAACAAAGAATTATTCTGTACAAAGCCAGAACAAATATATCAAAGTAATCCCGAAGTATCagaacaaaataatacatacGTATGTGCATTtgggtttttgggttttgttcAAATATCCAGGGTAGGGTAGCTGGTTAATATACAGTTGTTTTCTCATTATGCTTGAGTCCTTACAATATGATTACCTCAAAATTTCACAGGAGTTAGAGCTTGCCTAAGCCTGTCTGTGCCCATGGCCACTAATTTCTTCTTGTCACATCACTAGACActgcctaccttttttttttttttgagacagagttgcgctgtatcgcccaggctgtaatgcagtagcaccatctcggctcactgcaagctccacctcccgggttcacgccattctgctgcctcagcctcccgagtagctgggactacaggcacccgccaccacgcctggctaattttttgtatttttggtagagacggggtctcaccgtgttagccagaatggtctcaaacttctgacctcgtgatccacccacctcggcctcccaaagtgctgggattacaggcgtgagccaccacgcccggcgacaCTGCCTACCTTTTTCCCCCTCACTCACGGTAGACACTGAGTAACTTCTAATTGTTTTCTTGAGATATTTTTATAAGTAGTGCTTTAGAAATAGGAAAGGTGTCCTTATTGTGAAAAAAATCGAAGCTCCTGGGATCAGGAGCTTGGTGTGTTCCTTGGATCTCAGTTAATAAtggtatatttattcattcattcattcaacaaatacttcctGGGCACCATGCATGTCCCAGGCACTGACTGTGAGCAAAACAGCCAAAATTCCTGCCCTTGTGGAGTTtacattctgatttaattgatttGGAGTAAGGcctagacagagtcttactctgtcacccaggctagacttcagtggcacaatctcgactcactgcaacctttgcctctcaggttcaagtgattctcctgcctcagccaccccagtagctgggattacaggtgca of Rhinopithecus roxellana isolate Shanxi Qingling chromosome 20, ASM756505v1, whole genome shotgun sequence contains these proteins:
- the DDX28 gene encoding probable ATP-dependent RNA helicase DDX28 — encoded protein: MALSRPVRLFSLVARLILAPRRGLTVRSPDEPLPVVRIPVALQRQLEQRQSRRLNLPRPVLVRPGRLLVSARRPEFNQPARLTLGRWESAPLASQGWKSRRARRDHFSIERAQQEAPAVQKLSSEGNFADLGLEPRVLHALQEVAPEVVQPTTVQSSTIPQLLSGRHVLCAAETGSGKTLSYLLPLFQRLVGQPSLDSLRIPAPRGLVLVPSRELAQQVRAVAQPLGRSLGLLVRDLEGGHGMRRIRMQLSRQPSADVLVTTPGALWKALKSRLISLEQLSFLVLDEADTLLDESFLELVDYILEKSHIADGPADLEDHFNPKAQLVLVGATFPEGVGHLLNKVDSPDAVTTITSSKLHCIMPHVKQTFLRLKGADKVAELVHILKHHNRAERTGPSGTVLVFCNSSSTVNWLGYILDDHKIQHLRLQGQMPALMRAGIFQSFQKSSRDILLCTDIASRGLDSTGVELVVNYDFPPTLQDYIHRAGRVGRVGSEVPGTVISFVTHPWDVSLVQKIELAARRRRSLPGLVSSVKEPLPQQPDFDKSD